The Triticum aestivum cultivar Chinese Spring chromosome 7B, IWGSC CS RefSeq v2.1, whole genome shotgun sequence genome window below encodes:
- the LOC123157275 gene encoding ubiquitin-conjugating enzyme E2 22 codes for MATNENLPPNVIRQLAKELKNLDESPPEGIKVIVNDDDFSTIFADIEGPAGTPYENGVFRMKLLLSRDFPHSPPKGFFSTKIFHPNIATSGEICVNTLKKDWNPSLGLRHVLLVVRCLLIEPFPESALNEQAGKMLLENYEEYARLARLYTGIHAHKHKNKSKSGAICESTTALNVGQSNNTVPSKNIPSAPALVSASTSTKVLGIQDQNAAPSDPSVGPSTAHKKDGPLAVKIPAEKKKVDARKKSLKRL; via the exons ATG GCAACAAATGAGAACCTCCCACCAAATGTCATCAGGCAATTGGCTAAAGAACTGAAGAATCTTGATGAATCACCTCCGGAAGGGATTAAAGTTATTGTTAATGATGATGACTTCAGCACCATTTTTGCTGATATTGAGGGCCCTG CTGGTACTCCATATGAGAATGGAGTATTCCGGATGAAGCTATTGTTGTCCCGTGACTTCCCTCACTCTCCCCCGAAAG GATTCTTCTCGACAAAAATATTCCATCCAAACATAGCAACTAGTGGCGAGATATGTGTGAACACGTTGAAAAAAGACTGGAACCCTAGTCTTGGATTGAGACATGTTCTGCTG GTAGTGAGATGCCTTCTGATCGAACCATTCCCCGAATCTGCCCTTAATGAACAAGCTGGAAAAATGTTGCTTGAAAACTACGAGGAGTATGCACGCCTAGCAAG GCTATACACCGGCATTCATGCACATAAACATAAGAACAAGTCCAAGAGCGGAGCCATTTGTGAGTCAACCACAGCTCTAAACGTTGGCCAGAGCAACAACACCGTTCCGAGCAAGAACATACCATCGGCGCCAGCACTAGTATCTGCATCCACCTCGACCAAAGTTCTTGGCATACAGGATCAGAACGCTGCTCCTTCTGATCCTTCTGTAGGACCATCAACGGCACACAAGAAGGACGGGCCGCTTGCCGTCAAAATCCCAGCCGAGAAGAAGAAGGTGGATGCCAGGAAGAAGAGCCTGAAGAGGCTGTGA